A stretch of the Nitrospirota bacterium genome encodes the following:
- a CDS encoding SDR family oxidoreductase, giving the protein MAPLVLITGAAGLIGRYLFSTAPRWAPQWEVRGLTRQDVDLTDAVALRRLWRELHPQVVIHCAAQSRTGPCQQDPALARRINVEATSLLAELAAGIPFLFFSSDQVFDGAKGWYVETDPVNPLNVYGETKAEAERFVLQNPRHSVIRVGLNAGTSLTGDRSFVEDMRNSVKDGRLLTLFTDEFRCPLPAGMTARAIWELIGQDRPGLYHLGGAERLSRWEIGQALTPWYPELAGLIRPGSVRDYVGAPRPPDLSMNCDKLQGLLSFPLSGFRAWLAGRTSTGMDLWDYPE; this is encoded by the coding sequence ATGGCACCGCTCGTCCTCATTACCGGTGCGGCAGGGCTTATCGGCCGGTATCTCTTCAGTACGGCGCCACGCTGGGCGCCGCAGTGGGAGGTGCGGGGACTCACCAGACAGGACGTCGATCTGACCGACGCCGTGGCCCTGCGCCGTCTCTGGCGCGAGCTCCATCCCCAGGTCGTTATCCATTGTGCTGCGCAGAGCCGGACAGGGCCTTGTCAGCAAGATCCAGCTCTGGCGCGCCGCATCAACGTGGAGGCCACGTCGCTGCTCGCCGAACTCGCAGCCGGGATTCCTTTTCTCTTCTTCTCCAGCGATCAGGTCTTCGATGGCGCCAAGGGCTGGTACGTCGAGACCGATCCGGTGAATCCGCTCAACGTGTATGGAGAGACCAAAGCGGAAGCCGAACGCTTCGTGCTGCAGAATCCGAGGCATAGCGTGATTCGTGTGGGGCTGAACGCAGGCACGTCGCTGACCGGCGATCGCAGTTTTGTCGAAGATATGCGGAACTCGGTGAAGGATGGCAGGTTGCTCACGTTATTTACAGATGAGTTTCGTTGCCCGCTACCGGCTGGTATGACGGCGCGAGCCATCTGGGAGCTGATCGGCCAGGATCGTCCTGGCCTGTACCACCTTGGAGGAGCGGAACGGCTGTCGCGCTGGGAGATCGGGCAAGCGCTCACTCCCTGGTATCCGGAGCTGGCTGGTCTGATCAGGCCTGGCTCCGTGAGGGACTATGTTGGCGCGCCTAGGCCTCCCGATTTGTCGATGAACTGTGACAAGCTTCAAGGGCTTCTTTCGTTCCCCTTGTCCGGCTTTCGCGCATGGCTGGCGGGACGGACAAGTACCGGTATGGATTTGTGGGATTATCCCGAGTGA
- a CDS encoding DUF1295 domain-containing protein has product MAVVMAGLWLLQLRVRNASIADVGFCAGLIATVLWYATQATGEIERKVLVAMLVLLYAGRLGFYILLNRVVGKQEDARYRRLREQWGRSERLKMFGYFHLQALAVAGLSLPFLVLIQNPRPPFALIELAGLLIWIVAIAGEATADWQLAQFRSKSWNRDRVCRDGLWYFSRHPNYFFEWLHWWAYVAMAIGTPGWLLTWIGPIAMGWALVKVTGIPLAEAQALASRGEDYRIYQQTTNAFLPWWPKRQPIERG; this is encoded by the coding sequence ATGGCTGTTGTTATGGCGGGACTCTGGCTGTTGCAGCTTCGAGTACGCAATGCCTCGATTGCGGATGTGGGATTTTGTGCAGGCCTCATTGCTACCGTTCTCTGGTACGCGACCCAGGCCACTGGCGAGATTGAGCGGAAAGTTCTCGTGGCGATGTTGGTCCTGCTCTACGCGGGACGGCTTGGATTCTACATCCTCCTCAATCGTGTGGTCGGCAAGCAGGAGGATGCTCGTTATCGTCGCTTGCGCGAGCAGTGGGGCCGGTCTGAGCGGCTCAAGATGTTCGGCTATTTTCACCTGCAGGCACTGGCCGTGGCGGGCCTTTCTCTCCCCTTTCTGGTGCTGATCCAAAATCCCAGACCCCCGTTCGCGCTGATCGAACTTGCCGGATTGCTGATCTGGATTGTCGCAATCGCCGGTGAAGCCACAGCCGATTGGCAACTTGCGCAGTTTCGTTCCAAATCATGGAATCGTGATCGGGTTTGCCGAGATGGACTCTGGTATTTCTCGCGCCATCCAAATTATTTTTTCGAATGGCTGCACTGGTGGGCCTATGTCGCCATGGCCATCGGGACACCGGGCTGGCTGCTCACATGGATTGGCCCGATCGCGATGGGATGGGCGTTAGTCAAAGTGACGGGAATTCCTCTGGCAGAAGCGCAGGCGTTGGCAAGCCGTGGCGAGGACTATCGCATCTATCAGCAAACGACGAACGCGTTCTTGCCCTGGTGGCCGAAACGCCAGCCTATTGAGCGGGGGTAA
- a CDS encoding SulP family inorganic anion transporter, translating into MGPDTSPSSSRWVDLRHDAFASVVVFLVALPLCMGIAVASGAPPAAGIITGIIGGLIVGALAGSPLQVSGPAAGLTVIVYEIIQEHGVEKLAIVVMLAGIIQMKWAWLQLGQWFRAVSPAVVHGMLAGIGVLIFASQFHIMIDDTPRGSGLANLITLPSAFWKGLVADDATPLNHHLAGRIGLLTIVAIVLWNLYAPRMLKAIPSVLIGVALATVAAMSLNLDIAHVKVRDNLLTIVQLPSLHSLQYLMDPAIIGEALALALIASVETLLSATAVDQLHTGPRTRYNKELFAQGAGNVLCGLLGALPVTGVIVRSAANVEAGARSRAATLLHGGWLLLFVFFLPAILRMIPTAALGAVLVFTGYKLMNVGIVKELKRYGRSEVLIYGATLCTIVATNLLTGVLIGIGLAMAKLLYTTQNLETHFEHDPENGKLTLNLMGIGTFVSLPRLATALEGVPPLADLQIQFTSLRHIDHACLNLLESWQKLHEATGGQVHLDWNKLHGISYHVRKGPRSATWWQKWLE; encoded by the coding sequence ATGGGACCTGACACATCACCATCTTCCAGCCGCTGGGTTGACCTCCGCCACGACGCCTTTGCCTCGGTCGTGGTCTTCCTGGTCGCGCTCCCCCTCTGCATGGGTATCGCCGTCGCCTCCGGTGCGCCACCTGCCGCCGGCATCATCACGGGCATTATCGGGGGACTGATCGTCGGCGCGCTGGCCGGGTCACCGCTCCAAGTCAGCGGGCCAGCCGCAGGCTTGACCGTCATCGTCTACGAGATCATTCAAGAGCATGGTGTGGAAAAGCTGGCCATCGTGGTCATGCTGGCCGGGATCATCCAGATGAAGTGGGCCTGGCTCCAGCTGGGACAATGGTTCCGCGCCGTCTCACCCGCCGTGGTGCATGGCATGCTAGCCGGGATCGGCGTCCTCATTTTCGCCAGCCAGTTCCATATCATGATCGACGATACGCCCCGAGGATCCGGGCTCGCCAATCTCATCACCCTTCCCTCTGCGTTCTGGAAAGGCTTAGTTGCCGACGACGCCACGCCACTGAATCATCACCTGGCCGGGAGAATCGGCCTGCTCACGATCGTGGCCATCGTGTTGTGGAATCTCTATGCCCCCCGGATGCTCAAGGCCATTCCCTCGGTCCTCATCGGCGTCGCGCTCGCCACAGTGGCGGCCATGTCTTTGAATCTCGATATTGCCCATGTGAAGGTGCGTGACAACTTACTCACGATCGTACAGTTGCCATCTCTCCACTCACTGCAATACCTCATGGATCCGGCCATCATCGGCGAAGCGCTGGCACTCGCATTGATCGCGAGCGTCGAAACCCTGCTCTCTGCCACCGCAGTGGATCAACTCCACACCGGTCCCCGCACGCGTTATAACAAGGAACTCTTTGCGCAGGGAGCGGGCAATGTGCTCTGCGGATTGCTTGGCGCCCTGCCTGTGACCGGCGTCATCGTGCGTAGCGCTGCCAATGTGGAGGCCGGCGCGCGGTCTCGCGCCGCGACCCTCCTACATGGTGGGTGGCTGCTGCTCTTTGTCTTCTTCCTTCCAGCCATCTTGCGAATGATCCCCACGGCTGCACTTGGCGCCGTGCTCGTCTTTACCGGATACAAACTTATGAATGTGGGTATCGTGAAGGAGTTGAAACGGTACGGGAGGAGCGAGGTGCTCATCTACGGAGCCACGCTCTGTACCATCGTGGCGACGAACCTGCTCACCGGCGTGTTAATCGGCATCGGGCTGGCCATGGCGAAGCTGCTCTATACCACCCAGAACCTCGAAACCCATTTTGAGCATGACCCGGAAAACGGCAAACTGACGTTGAACTTGATGGGGATCGGCACCTTTGTCAGCCTTCCCCGTTTGGCCACAGCTCTGGAAGGGGTTCCTCCCCTCGCGGATCTGCAGATTCAATTCACGTCTCTCCGTCATATCGACCATGCCTGTCTGAATCTCCTCGAGTCCTGGCAAAAACTCCACGAGGCGACAGGTGGACAGGTGCATCTGGATTGGAACAAGCTGCACGGGATCTCGTATCATGTGAGAAAAGGACCGCGGAGCGCCACCTGGTGGCAGAAATGGTTAGAGTAA
- a CDS encoding transcriptional regulator, translating into MISSGQTPRQRIIELITGTRLSSYQLAQMLGIPERQVEDHLPHVVKTVARDPSRRFILEPSVCQDCGFIFRDRRKLNRPSRCPTCRSEGITAPRYGIEPI; encoded by the coding sequence ATGATCTCTTCAGGGCAGACGCCACGACAACGCATCATCGAACTGATCACCGGTACCAGACTGTCATCATACCAGCTGGCCCAGATGCTGGGCATCCCGGAGCGTCAGGTCGAGGACCATCTCCCTCACGTCGTGAAAACGGTGGCTCGGGACCCATCGCGCCGATTCATCCTCGAACCCTCCGTCTGCCAAGATTGCGGGTTTATCTTTCGCGATCGACGAAAACTGAACAGGCCGAGCCGTTGCCCCACATGCCGCAGCGAAGGTATCACCGCTCCTCGGTACGGCATTGAGCCGATCTAG
- a CDS encoding TldD/PmbA family protein, translating to MPILHQDELAELVLKRVVASGAEYGDIRILDSTTQIISGEDRRIDSIRDMQDSGFGIRVLYHGAWGFAASSVLSLEEAPRVADLAIEIAKGSASLAIDKVKLADEPVHRDRIVTARRIDPFAVSLEQKTALLLETMEYVHRQAGIVRSSASLWARRDRKLFVSTEGSRLEFDLLAVSGDFDATAIHDGRFASRTFNTPHLRMGYELIEDANFLAEAPRIASQAVEKVKAPTTARGLYDLVLDPEHLSLTMHESCGHPSELDRALGYEANYAGTSFLTTEKRGTFRYGSPHVNLVADNCEPETLAATGYDDDGVACQRWDIVRDGLFVGYCTNREVAPIIGETRSRGSNRADSWGSVPIVRIANVGLEPGTATLDELLAGIKRGIYIEGHGSYSIDQRRYNFQFGGDAFWLIENGKRTHMVRDVIYHGITPEFWGSCDGVADRSHRRRYGFITCGKGQPGQSGWMSHPASHARFRNVQVIGGQAGS from the coding sequence ATGCCCATTCTTCATCAAGACGAACTCGCCGAACTGGTACTCAAACGCGTGGTGGCTTCCGGAGCCGAGTACGGCGATATCCGCATCCTCGACAGCACAACCCAGATCATCAGCGGTGAAGATCGCCGCATCGACTCCATTCGGGATATGCAGGACAGCGGGTTCGGCATCCGCGTCCTCTATCACGGGGCCTGGGGCTTTGCGGCCAGTTCGGTCCTGTCGCTGGAAGAAGCCCCTCGTGTGGCCGATCTGGCCATCGAAATCGCCAAAGGCTCTGCGTCGCTGGCGATCGACAAGGTGAAGCTTGCCGATGAGCCGGTCCATCGAGACCGTATTGTGACGGCCCGGCGGATCGATCCCTTTGCCGTCTCGCTTGAACAGAAAACCGCGCTGCTGCTTGAGACGATGGAGTATGTCCATCGGCAGGCCGGTATCGTACGGAGCAGCGCGAGTCTGTGGGCCCGCCGGGACCGCAAGCTCTTTGTCTCGACCGAAGGCTCGCGTCTGGAGTTCGACCTCCTGGCCGTGAGCGGCGATTTTGATGCCACGGCGATTCATGACGGACGGTTCGCCTCACGGACATTCAATACGCCGCATCTTCGGATGGGTTATGAATTGATCGAGGACGCCAATTTCCTCGCCGAGGCTCCGCGCATCGCGTCTCAGGCCGTCGAAAAAGTGAAGGCGCCTACCACCGCGCGAGGCCTCTACGATCTCGTCCTCGATCCTGAACACCTCTCGCTCACCATGCACGAATCTTGTGGCCATCCGAGCGAACTCGACCGTGCGCTCGGGTACGAGGCCAACTATGCCGGCACCAGCTTCCTCACGACCGAGAAACGAGGAACCTTTCGATACGGTTCTCCGCACGTGAATCTTGTGGCCGACAACTGCGAACCGGAAACCCTTGCCGCGACCGGGTACGACGACGACGGTGTGGCCTGCCAACGATGGGACATTGTGCGAGACGGTCTCTTCGTCGGGTATTGTACGAACCGAGAAGTGGCGCCGATCATCGGTGAGACGCGCTCGCGCGGGTCTAATCGGGCGGACAGTTGGGGCAGCGTGCCCATCGTCCGTATTGCCAACGTCGGCTTAGAGCCAGGCACTGCCACCCTCGATGAGCTGCTCGCCGGTATCAAGCGGGGCATCTACATCGAAGGCCACGGGTCCTACAGCATCGATCAACGGCGCTATAACTTCCAATTCGGCGGCGATGCCTTTTGGCTGATTGAAAACGGGAAGCGAACCCATATGGTTCGCGATGTCATTTACCATGGGATCACGCCGGAGTTCTGGGGCAGTTGCGACGGGGTCGCCGATCGGTCGCACCGGAGGCGGTATGGGTTCATTACCTGCGGCAAGGGTCAGCCAGGCCAGTCGGGCTGGATGAGCCATCCGGCCTCTCACGCGCGATTCCGCAACGTCCAGGTTATCGGAGGGCAGGCGGGATCATGA